The following coding sequences are from one Methanobacterium sp. window:
- a CDS encoding threonine--tRNA ligase translates to MRILLIHSDYLKYKTKQKTRIAEDIGDKKSEEFENALVVFTAVEKKDEQNTDEIVKNAVSEIINVSGQVKPDNVIIYPYAHLSSSLGSPQSAKKILKDMESELKAKNIKVSRVPFGWYKSFEISCKGHPLSELSRTITVKPKEEEKATEEPSKWYVLSKGELYDPEDYEFKNEDLKKLTDYELGKLESTGEEPPHVRLMREKGLADYEPSADVGHLRWYPKGRLVRDLLSDYVYNLVTEYGAMPVETPIMYDLADEAIRTHADKFGERQYRMGTKKELMLRFACCFGAFRMLSDSFLTWKNLPVGVYELSTYSFRLEKRGEVVGLKRLRGFTMPDFHSVCADIPSSMEEFDRQIDMCMQTGKDLDVNYEAIFRATADFFEENKEWIYNAAEKMGKPILLEILPRRKHYWIAKMDFAAIDYLGRPIENPTIQIDVESAERFDITYINEAEEEEYPIIIHCSPTGSIERVIGSLLEKTAIEINERPPMLPVWLSPTQVRVIPIAERHIELASSLVDELKENNIRVDMDERHETVGKKIRNAGKEWVPYTIVIGDKELDSDKFTVNIRESNEKVLMDKDELINRIHDEVKGMPFRPLPLPLKLSKRVNF, encoded by the coding sequence ATGAGGATACTTTTAATTCATTCTGATTATTTAAAGTATAAAACAAAACAGAAGACAAGAATAGCAGAAGATATTGGAGATAAAAAAAGTGAGGAATTCGAAAATGCTCTGGTGGTTTTTACCGCAGTTGAGAAGAAAGATGAACAGAATACAGATGAGATTGTAAAAAATGCAGTTTCAGAAATAATCAATGTTTCAGGTCAGGTAAAACCGGACAATGTAATTATATATCCTTATGCTCATTTAAGTTCTTCTTTAGGCTCTCCTCAATCTGCAAAGAAGATTTTGAAGGATATGGAATCTGAACTAAAAGCAAAAAACATCAAAGTCTCAAGAGTTCCATTTGGATGGTACAAATCATTTGAAATATCATGTAAAGGACATCCATTATCTGAACTTTCAAGAACCATTACTGTAAAACCTAAAGAAGAAGAAAAGGCAACAGAAGAACCTTCCAAATGGTATGTTTTAAGTAAAGGAGAACTTTATGATCCAGAGGATTATGAATTTAAAAACGAAGACCTCAAAAAGCTTACTGATTATGAGCTCGGTAAATTAGAATCCACTGGAGAGGAACCTCCACATGTAAGGCTTATGCGTGAAAAAGGTCTTGCAGATTACGAACCATCCGCTGATGTTGGGCACCTCAGATGGTACCCTAAAGGCAGATTAGTTCGTGATCTTCTCTCAGATTATGTTTACAACCTTGTAACAGAGTACGGTGCTATGCCTGTTGAAACTCCAATAATGTATGACCTTGCTGATGAAGCAATAAGGACACATGCAGATAAATTTGGAGAAAGACAGTACAGAATGGGTACTAAAAAAGAACTCATGTTAAGATTTGCCTGCTGTTTTGGGGCATTTAGAATGCTTTCAGATTCATTTTTAACCTGGAAAAATCTTCCAGTTGGAGTATATGAACTTTCAACATATAGTTTCCGATTAGAAAAGAGAGGAGAAGTAGTGGGGCTTAAAAGACTTAGAGGATTTACAATGCCTGATTTCCACTCAGTATGTGCAGATATTCCAAGCTCAATGGAAGAATTTGACAGGCAAATTGATATGTGCATGCAGACTGGAAAAGACCTTGATGTGAATTATGAAGCTATTTTCAGGGCGACAGCAGACTTCTTTGAAGAAAATAAAGAATGGATATATAATGCAGCAGAAAAAATGGGAAAACCAATACTTCTTGAGATTTTGCCAAGGCGTAAGCATTACTGGATTGCTAAAATGGACTTTGCAGCTATTGATTACCTTGGAAGGCCTATAGAAAACCCTACAATCCAGATAGACGTTGAAAGCGCTGAAAGATTTGACATAACATACATTAATGAAGCTGAAGAAGAAGAATATCCTATAATTATCCATTGCAGCCCCACAGGAAGCATAGAGCGCGTTATAGGCAGTTTACTTGAAAAAACTGCCATAGAAATAAACGAAAGGCCTCCAATGCTGCCGGTATGGCTTTCACCAACACAGGTAAGAGTAATTCCAATTGCAGAGAGACATATAGAACTTGCATCATCTCTTGTAGATGAATTAAAAGAAAATAATATAAGAGTTGATATGGATGAACGTCATGAAACTGTTGGTAAAAAAATAAGGAATGCTGGAAAGGAATGGGTACCATATACAATTGTAATTGGAGATAAAGAACTTGATAGTGATAAATTCACTGTAAATATTCGTGAAAGTAATGAAAAAGTTTTAATGGACAAAGATGAACTCATTAATAGAATACATGATGAAGTAAAAGGAATGCCATTCAGGCCGCTGCCTTTACCATTAAAATTATCTAAAAGAGTTAACTTTTAA
- a CDS encoding DUF4010 domain-containing protein, with amino-acid sequence MHIELILKFLISFAIGALIGTERERKQSKIKEFAGIRTFMLIAVFGTSSAFLSTFYPNFLIIAFLGLAAIVSLSYIPSIKETGDIGITTEVVALLTFILGALCFTDEGLQIVPILAIIITTLLAVKPYLHTFAQKISQKEIINTLKFLIVAFVILPLLPNETIGPLGVFNPYQIWLMVVFISGISFAGYILMKFIGAERGISATGIIGGLVSSTAVTTAMAARVKESDFVIRAAVFATVVASSMMFFRVLFEVSVINSNLIGILVAPMLSMGILGIFLGFLAWKTTKVREVGEDLKLKNPFSLKPALIFGLLFLIILFISKIADIYFGSSGIYITSIISGVADVDAITISMAILARDTISNEVAVTAITLAAISNTVVKFFIAMFFGTRKFGYLIGVIFALIISIGIIAIIFV; translated from the coding sequence ATGCATATAGAATTAATTTTAAAATTTTTAATTTCTTTTGCAATAGGGGCGCTGATTGGTACTGAAAGGGAGCGAAAACAGTCTAAAATAAAAGAATTTGCTGGAATAAGGACTTTCATGCTGATCGCGGTATTTGGAACCTCATCTGCTTTTTTATCAACATTTTATCCTAATTTTTTAATTATAGCGTTTTTAGGGCTTGCAGCAATTGTAAGTTTGAGTTATATCCCCAGTATAAAGGAAACTGGTGATATTGGAATAACTACAGAAGTAGTGGCACTTCTTACATTCATTTTAGGCGCATTATGCTTTACTGATGAAGGATTACAAATTGTCCCCATTCTTGCAATAATAATAACCACTTTACTTGCAGTTAAGCCATATTTACACACTTTTGCACAGAAAATAAGCCAGAAAGAGATTATAAATACCCTTAAATTCCTGATAGTTGCATTTGTGATACTTCCATTACTTCCAAATGAGACTATTGGACCTTTAGGTGTTTTTAATCCCTATCAGATCTGGCTTATGGTAGTATTTATTTCTGGAATAAGCTTTGCTGGATATATATTGATGAAATTTATAGGCGCTGAAAGAGGAATAAGTGCTACTGGAATTATAGGGGGGCTTGTATCCAGTACAGCGGTTACAACTGCCATGGCAGCAAGAGTTAAAGAATCAGATTTTGTTATCAGGGCAGCAGTATTTGCCACAGTTGTTGCAAGTTCAATGATGTTTTTTCGAGTTCTATTTGAAGTATCAGTAATTAATTCTAATTTAATAGGTATTCTCGTTGCTCCAATGCTTAGTATGGGGATTTTAGGTATTTTTTTAGGCTTTTTAGCATGGAAAACAACCAAAGTCAGGGAAGTAGGTGAGGATCTTAAACTTAAAAACCCCTTTTCACTTAAACCTGCGTTAATATTTGGTTTATTGTTTTTGATTATTTTATTTATATCTAAAATAGCCGATATTTATTTTGGAAGCAGTGGAATTTACATTACAAGCATCATATCTGGAGTAGCTGACGTGGACGCTATAACAATAAGTATGGCTATCCTTGCAAGGGATACAATATCTAATGAAGTTGCAGTTACTGCAATAACGCTTGCAGCGATATCAAATACGGTTGTTAAATTTTTTATTGCAATGTTTTTTGGAACAAGAAAATTTGGATATTTGATAGGTGTAATATTCGCCCTAATCATTTCAATAGGAATAATTGCTATAATATTTGTCTAA
- the ilvD gene encoding dihydroxy-acid dehydratase has protein sequence MRSDSIKKGLQRAPHRSLLRACGVTDEEMDKPFIGVANSFTDIVPGHIHLNEVADAVKIGISHAGGVPFEFNTMAICDGIAMNHEGMKYSLASREIIADTVETMAQAHQLDGLVCIPTCDKVVPGMLMAAARLDIPSIFVTGGPMKPGKFHGKSVDLIDVYEGVGAVSSGKMTMEEIDELERCACPGAGSCAGLFTANTMACVTEVLGMSLPYCATAHAVDAKKMRLARESGSKIIELLEKNINPSKVMTQEAFENAIAADLALGGSTNTTLHIPAIASELEDKGVNINLDTFDLLGKKIPHITKLSPSGIHTMLDLDRAGGIPAVLKVIEDKINPEVMTCTGKTLKENIKDAKVLNEEVIRPLNNPIHEEGGLAILKGNLAPRGSVVKIGAVDEDMMEHEGPAKVFNSEDECVSAVFNKEIQEGDVVIIRYEGPKGGPGMREMLNPTSAISGMGIKSVALITDGRFSGGTRGPCIGHVSPEAMAGGPLAALKDGDIIKIDMHNRKLDVKLDEDEIKKRLEEVILPSKEVKGWLSRYRKLASSADKGAILR, from the coding sequence ATGAGAAGTGATTCAATTAAAAAAGGTCTGCAAAGAGCCCCCCACAGATCTCTGCTAAGGGCATGCGGAGTTACAGATGAAGAAATGGATAAACCATTTATAGGTGTTGCAAACAGTTTTACTGACATTGTTCCCGGCCATATTCATTTAAATGAAGTTGCAGATGCAGTTAAAATAGGAATAAGCCATGCCGGTGGTGTTCCTTTTGAATTTAATACCATGGCTATTTGCGACGGTATAGCTATGAATCACGAAGGAATGAAATATTCCCTTGCTTCCCGTGAAATAATAGCCGATACAGTAGAAACCATGGCTCAAGCACATCAGCTTGATGGACTTGTTTGTATCCCCACATGTGATAAAGTCGTTCCAGGAATGCTTATGGCTGCAGCGAGACTTGATATTCCTTCAATCTTTGTTACAGGAGGTCCAATGAAGCCAGGTAAATTCCATGGGAAATCTGTCGATCTAATTGATGTTTATGAAGGTGTAGGCGCTGTTTCATCAGGTAAAATGACAATGGAAGAAATTGACGAACTGGAAAGATGTGCCTGTCCAGGAGCAGGTTCATGTGCAGGTTTATTTACTGCAAACACAATGGCATGCGTAACAGAAGTTTTAGGGATGAGTTTACCCTATTGTGCTACAGCTCATGCAGTTGATGCCAAAAAAATGAGACTTGCAAGAGAATCTGGATCTAAAATAATAGAATTACTGGAAAAAAATATAAATCCATCAAAAGTAATGACCCAAGAGGCATTTGAAAATGCTATAGCAGCGGATCTAGCTCTTGGAGGTTCTACAAATACTACGCTCCATATTCCTGCAATAGCAAGCGAACTTGAGGATAAAGGAGTTAATATAAATCTTGATACTTTTGACTTATTAGGTAAAAAAATTCCTCACATCACCAAACTGAGTCCTTCTGGGATTCATACAATGCTTGATTTAGACCGTGCTGGAGGCATACCCGCAGTCTTGAAAGTAATAGAAGATAAAATAAATCCAGAAGTAATGACCTGTACTGGAAAAACTCTTAAAGAAAATATTAAAGATGCAAAAGTCTTAAACGAAGAAGTTATACGACCATTAAATAACCCTATACATGAAGAGGGCGGACTTGCCATATTAAAAGGAAATTTAGCTCCAAGAGGATCTGTGGTTAAAATAGGTGCCGTAGATGAAGATATGATGGAACACGAAGGGCCTGCAAAAGTCTTCAACAGTGAAGATGAATGCGTTTCTGCCGTCTTTAATAAGGAAATTCAGGAAGGAGACGTAGTTATAATAAGATATGAAGGACCAAAAGGAGGTCCTGGAATGCGTGAAATGCTAAATCCAACATCAGCCATATCTGGAATGGGCATTAAGTCAGTTGCACTTATAACAGATGGAAGATTTTCAGGAGGAACACGGGGACCATGTATAGGACACGTATCTCCAGAAGCTATGGCAGGAGGTCCTCTTGCTGCTTTAAAAGATGGAGATATAATAAAAATAGACATGCATAATCGAAAACTGGATGTTAAACTTGATGAAGATGAAATTAAAAAGAGACTTGAAGAAGTAATCCTTCCAAGTAAAGAAGTTAAAGGCTGGCTTTCACGGTACAGAAAACTTGCAAGTTCTGCAGATAAAGGAGCTATTTTAAGATAA
- a CDS encoding signal peptidase I — MDLKEIATYIVIILIGVILAQHMNVVVSGSMEPVMERGDIVIIDTNPGVIENGDIVVYNADWYNQPVIHRVIDIKKTSEGELYLIKGDNNPSPDPSLVKREQIISKVITINNNPLIIPKIGYITIWIRGL, encoded by the coding sequence TTGGATCTTAAGGAAATTGCAACTTATATTGTCATTATACTCATTGGAGTTATTTTAGCCCAGCACATGAATGTAGTTGTCTCTGGAAGCATGGAGCCAGTCATGGAGCGAGGGGATATCGTTATAATTGATACAAATCCTGGTGTTATAGAGAATGGAGACATAGTAGTTTATAATGCTGACTGGTATAATCAACCCGTAATTCACCGGGTTATTGACATTAAAAAAACGTCTGAAGGCGAATTATATCTAATAAAAGGAGATAATAATCCCTCACCTGATCCTTCCCTGGTTAAAAGAGAGCAAATCATTTCAAAGGTTATAACTATAAATAATAACCCTTTAATCATACCTAAAATTGGGTATATAACCATATGGATAAGGGGATTATAA